The following coding sequences lie in one Myxococcus xanthus genomic window:
- the tnpA gene encoding IS66 family insertion sequence element accessory protein TnpA, producing the protein MSKPVGKQEWFRGVEAFQASGLTQQEFSRQSGLRLSTLQS; encoded by the coding sequence ATGTCGAAGCCGGTGGGGAAGCAGGAGTGGTTCCGGGGCGTCGAAGCGTTCCAGGCGAGTGGGCTGACGCAGCAGGAGTTCTCGCGGCAGAGCGGGCTGCGGCTGAGCACGCTGCAGTCGTGA
- a CDS encoding RHS repeat-associated core domain-containing protein — translation MLLLALLASLVARADGGVWKWLPEQQLEGGLSVDSMCRQPPSSEETLAEDWTAAFEAARAEWESKRDADQVQLVESLAQAYATLGARPAWWQHFLHMPWAEVPEALALERAHSALRNVVEQVNAGAFMGGASQAYKDEILEALALQLKAIESLSGGSYTRAWQLAWGESPHEGIARLQSKVSSWDAGFAVDDVTQVARIEKVVATDLQEGVVGQPLALPVTVRVSTFSGEPVVGATVTFKRAGDAHLMFLPHPGPGGGQSELQAITDEHGHASVRVVPDANIERSRIQRMGTYAAQYLGYNLVAAETSNGTQVFGLIQPFALVGLPDVPANLLPNFDNTPTEPGLQMMGSLNVRVVDQYGNNLANEPVVWTQLDPTGRFFASSMVDTPQVLDYSNPLQLMTITGWSRTSGYQAVDYIPGPTSGTYRVTAALGSLIQDFDVSATASRNTYVLRAPSYEPYATVYGLHSSRVSKIQILRWPQGATGWTPLNGNEQGLLAAEVKIDTYAGYGPGGSSSNLLDSYVEEPVLIGVEPLDDAMSVVHRVKALVAPSAGNPQPYQNYLLSCRVYVEGRVNPVSCHRGMYNPSRSVVPSLRLIRRLPDGRVVSSEGDADASDQAVGFTVANSSSDKLYVRMIVQPNEPGDAIVTGFEQLPLDSDGDAEIQSTAGVSHLLSLNSSTRGGGVRFELYAKDHGPTSVTKVLQAVREFEVTAQEPELVLRGLPLVARWVLPAWDFVSARNPVPGQPPPEDAQVPVAYSAQLVVLVNSDGILRVLRGGDEISRAAVQVNATSAVTQVTPISGLPIVVEWNGYAVVDLSPGAAGVETIGISFTPANANAQTVTREVPLKTSVMSEGRLSVGHTFIKGVSLVDGHLVKQAVDLESPSRGLGLTWSRTYASGESENGVLGLGWTHAYNGVVRPLGDFRFLVTSGEGGGQVFKCTGDGTGCVPQPGYHGTFRAEGTGTERAYVFRAKSGVEYRYGLLDTFSFPLKYRLTSVVAPTGHSLMLSYNNIAEENTLSRVFDLASGRSLWFGYGLHGGRQQLVAVELHHSRTPDAAEETFLEAVVSYDYDEQGRLVSVSRYDEGNLVRTESFAYEEGASEAGRTRMSRYTGPNGEVTRYTYYSSTDVLAGEDQYLLLMNKDERVKEVIEVLETLPVREGITTFAYSIAPEPRTILGEALTVYTTTVHGPRPGVPASSYRMNATGAVVETVRPLTTGVFATSSALWNATHRARETEADERGRVTNFVYDEFGNLTERRIGGTALPGSGLVAPTLQVLDAQGLPVEEIVEKWGYDPGFNVQVCHVDAEGFATVSRIDSIGDSPEQVVPVGTGRVLETRRYANRVSRPALTSTAPCDEVVASLATSPQDVVLSWRYCGIEGADCPPNALPGDLAATVGADGHEEQVTEYDMYGQLRSKTLQVSDTSVITVQSTFDARGRLEVEQDGLGRHRTLQWDALDRLTQEDQWNFGEPGVSRTVQYYAGGQLKREEQGVDFVRDYYLDAAGRLARIVESGGGLAAPLETRYGYDEAGNRTTVIDRRGVLTTTAYDFADRPVEVKVSVADGPRFISQGGSPDEVGRSYVLSTTRYDDAGNKVWHADLSGFDRTYRLDSFYRVVEEHSPEVPGASDTAQPLRYIQESRYDLVGRKVREVDGSGHASTTAYDLLGRAVVLTDPLGRVERRSYDGRGNVTEVRREAGGVLQRTLSTTYDGLGRTLSISESAAAETGNVVYTTQTVHDDVAHVTWTQNARGLLQASHLDGLGRVFKVVEDAPTGPLPRQPDDARIGPALALTSTVEYDAFSRVAARVDALGRRTETVHDALGRQVAVHHPMGVSTSKVYDGEGNLIQSVDGRGITRRFTYDALGRPRNEVLVESLSQGGQSLVVGQRAYIDVPDAEALTREEVLDARGNLTTLYRDGLGREVRRIDALGYVTKFRFDALHKRQTQDAKGYIARFSYDGAGRVLGQSDYASAGSSPTYSQTWEYADAVREQTHLNRRGVPTVLLHDGLGRKTRSVRGQGADVAEESWEYNASGHPIRFVDANGHAAERLYDGAGRLIEELLAAGSLDEAKTTFQYDAAGQLTQTKGPRVTGSVFDFRYTYDDLGRRVREENALNQVTAWAYDAVGNKVCAKQPLGQPSLAHGAASGMSLAQLEANACGGTYVTRFGYEEEGRLVSVTDAANGLYSYVYDAARNMVAKQDANENLTTYEYDVRNLRSAEHQHLDAHSRLTSAQRDSVPLFESGATPTSNTGTLTWRHTYDGNRNEASRVDPKGQRVEFAHGLLDRLASRTYSQHATPREFPSVDSEVLTYDPNGNLTGESQSKQTTNGVRQEVVTSTFDALDRLKTRLREYDGKQVSYRYDALGSRTRVEDSDAVATTYMYDALGRLTHATLPEGVVEYRYWPDSLLKGVTWPNGISEGRCYDAAGRLSQIVVGKGGVNDLCQSIVAMVSRHAYSYDGNGNRLVQIAVRTSPSTQELGSPEFTEYGYDVLNRLTGVKAPDGQASLYRWDAVGNRTGERRAPSLAVSGLGPDSYNTVLAHEVTYDVVGIFNRVDWLRNLRDLKDATKHVSLGYDLAGNITQKTVQASTRAFVWDVRNTLTAVYDNGVEVGRYDYDANLQRTMRHTAAGNVEYVLDGAFVLQEADGSQIHRPTQRRYHYGEGPIAVSEAPSASLSFLGMDALGSVTDVLNVIGQVTAAREYDAWGNYRSGSAPSVSDFKLGFTGHQYDVETGLTYARARYYDSDLGRFISRDSYEGKSDDAPSLHRYAYAYANPLRYSDPTGHCVNFFASDMVSWGNCVESGQVLAGYGVGVAKVFGGVGVLTYNATGALVYAATGESQYQAQAEAFSQGTEGLLHSVRSPGAFIQSSWDGLTGGLAQMGDAIDRGDLYGAGEGLGNFTAQAALLHEVGRGASANISRLPATAAAGVSVGLGNSGRVLAVTGPTHPTLGLAVFANAANGNGRSGARERTVTEARDKPGTAAVGRPKKDAPGPRSDSVKPPKGAEGKAIIRKYLNHNDSPHFSVEVHPSIGTRIETHQTMSRSGRSTWVNEIDDVARDQLRTPAEVREVSLADAFAAQHKQLEQLGAGDMGRWAPTGSSANACTTAVCDVLRAGGVDVPGPTGAQEYLYGMFGIPMKGAPR, via the coding sequence ATGTTGCTGCTAGCGCTGTTAGCGTCGCTGGTGGCACGTGCGGATGGGGGTGTTTGGAAATGGCTGCCCGAGCAGCAGCTCGAAGGGGGGCTGTCGGTTGACTCGATGTGCCGCCAACCTCCTTCGTCAGAAGAAACTCTGGCTGAGGACTGGACAGCGGCCTTTGAGGCAGCGCGCGCCGAGTGGGAGTCAAAACGGGATGCGGATCAGGTTCAATTGGTTGAGAGCCTGGCGCAAGCTTATGCTACTCTTGGAGCCCGTCCTGCTTGGTGGCAGCATTTTCTCCATATGCCATGGGCTGAGGTGCCAGAGGCGCTAGCACTGGAGCGCGCTCATTCTGCTCTTCGGAATGTCGTGGAGCAGGTGAACGCAGGCGCTTTCATGGGGGGCGCATCCCAAGCATACAAAGACGAAATCTTGGAAGCCCTCGCGCTTCAATTGAAGGCGATCGAGTCGCTTTCTGGCGGTAGCTACACACGGGCATGGCAACTGGCTTGGGGGGAGTCACCGCATGAGGGCATCGCTCGGCTGCAGTCGAAGGTTTCGAGCTGGGATGCGGGATTCGCGGTAGACGATGTGACGCAAGTTGCTCGTATCGAAAAAGTCGTGGCAACTGACCTGCAGGAAGGCGTGGTCGGTCAGCCGCTCGCTTTGCCGGTGACAGTGCGAGTGTCAACTTTCTCTGGTGAACCCGTTGTCGGGGCGACTGTAACGTTCAAGCGAGCGGGGGATGCTCATTTGATGTTTCTGCCACATCCTGGACCTGGGGGGGGACAGAGTGAGTTGCAGGCAATTACAGATGAGCACGGGCACGCGTCGGTGCGGGTGGTTCCCGATGCGAATATCGAGAGGTCACGTATTCAAAGGATGGGCACTTACGCTGCCCAGTACCTGGGCTACAATCTAGTGGCAGCGGAGACATCAAACGGAACTCAGGTGTTTGGGCTGATTCAGCCATTTGCACTGGTTGGATTGCCGGATGTTCCTGCGAACCTTCTTCCAAATTTTGATAATACGCCGACCGAACCTGGCTTGCAGATGATGGGGAGTCTGAATGTTCGGGTTGTAGATCAGTATGGAAATAACCTGGCAAATGAGCCTGTGGTTTGGACGCAGTTGGATCCGACAGGACGGTTCTTTGCGTCTAGCATGGTCGACACTCCCCAGGTTCTCGACTACTCAAATCCGCTCCAGTTGATGACAATAACTGGCTGGTCTCGAACCTCTGGGTATCAGGCTGTGGACTATATTCCCGGGCCGACATCAGGCACCTATCGTGTTACAGCTGCCTTGGGGAGTCTGATTCAAGACTTTGACGTGAGTGCAACCGCGTCTAGGAATACCTATGTTCTGCGTGCTCCGTCTTATGAGCCGTATGCCACTGTCTATGGGCTGCACTCTTCACGGGTTTCGAAGATTCAGATTCTACGCTGGCCGCAAGGCGCCACTGGCTGGACTCCGCTGAATGGCAATGAGCAGGGGTTGCTGGCCGCTGAGGTCAAGATTGATACGTATGCCGGTTACGGACCAGGTGGGAGTAGTTCAAATCTTCTGGATTCTTATGTGGAAGAGCCTGTTCTGATAGGAGTTGAGCCCCTTGATGATGCGATGTCTGTTGTTCATCGCGTAAAGGCCTTGGTGGCGCCTTCGGCGGGGAATCCCCAGCCGTATCAGAATTACCTTTTGAGTTGCCGCGTTTATGTGGAGGGACGTGTTAATCCTGTTTCCTGTCACCGGGGAATGTATAACCCCAGTCGTTCTGTCGTTCCTTCCTTACGCCTTATAAGGAGGCTTCCGGACGGCAGAGTCGTATCCTCTGAGGGGGATGCGGATGCGTCCGATCAAGCGGTGGGATTCACGGTAGCCAATAGCAGTTCGGATAAACTCTACGTTCGAATGATAGTTCAGCCGAACGAACCTGGCGACGCCATTGTAACAGGCTTCGAGCAACTGCCTCTTGACTCCGACGGTGATGCGGAAATTCAATCAACCGCCGGCGTTAGTCACCTGTTGAGCCTAAATTCCTCTACTCGGGGCGGGGGTGTGCGGTTCGAGCTGTACGCGAAAGATCATGGCCCGACTTCCGTCACGAAGGTTCTTCAGGCTGTAAGAGAGTTCGAAGTCACTGCTCAAGAACCAGAGCTCGTGTTGAGGGGCCTCCCGCTGGTCGCACGCTGGGTGTTGCCAGCGTGGGATTTTGTTTCTGCGCGAAATCCTGTTCCAGGACAGCCGCCGCCTGAGGATGCCCAGGTGCCTGTGGCTTATTCTGCCCAGCTTGTCGTGCTTGTTAATTCTGATGGAATACTGCGCGTGTTGCGCGGCGGAGATGAGATCTCCAGAGCCGCTGTGCAGGTTAATGCTACTAGTGCCGTCACACAGGTCACCCCGATTAGCGGATTGCCTATCGTGGTGGAGTGGAATGGCTACGCGGTGGTGGACCTGTCACCGGGGGCTGCGGGGGTTGAAACTATTGGTATCTCATTTACTCCTGCGAATGCCAATGCTCAGACAGTGACTCGGGAAGTGCCGCTCAAGACCTCCGTCATGTCGGAAGGGAGGCTGTCTGTGGGCCATACGTTCATCAAGGGGGTCAGCTTGGTGGATGGTCATTTGGTGAAGCAGGCCGTGGATCTAGAGTCTCCAAGTCGAGGTTTGGGGCTGACATGGTCGCGTACGTACGCCAGTGGTGAATCAGAAAACGGTGTGTTGGGATTGGGATGGACGCATGCGTATAATGGGGTCGTTCGGCCTCTTGGAGACTTCCGTTTTCTCGTCACCAGTGGTGAGGGGGGCGGACAGGTGTTCAAATGCACCGGTGACGGCACGGGCTGCGTTCCGCAGCCGGGATATCACGGAACGTTCCGTGCGGAGGGCACCGGAACTGAACGAGCGTATGTTTTCAGGGCGAAGAGCGGGGTGGAGTATCGCTACGGTCTGTTGGACACATTCAGCTTCCCTTTGAAATATCGACTTACGTCGGTGGTTGCTCCGACTGGGCATTCGCTGATGCTGAGCTATAATAATATCGCTGAAGAGAATACGCTGTCGCGGGTGTTCGATCTGGCGAGCGGACGGTCTCTCTGGTTCGGATATGGGCTCCACGGAGGGCGACAGCAACTTGTCGCCGTGGAGTTGCATCATTCAAGGACCCCAGATGCTGCAGAAGAGACCTTCCTGGAGGCTGTGGTCAGCTACGACTATGATGAGCAAGGTCGCTTGGTGTCCGTATCTCGCTACGACGAGGGAAATCTCGTTCGGACTGAGTCCTTTGCCTATGAAGAGGGCGCCTCCGAAGCTGGGCGGACACGGATGTCGCGGTACACGGGGCCCAACGGCGAGGTAACCCGATATACGTATTACAGCAGCACGGATGTGTTGGCGGGCGAGGATCAATACCTGCTGCTGATGAATAAAGACGAGAGAGTGAAAGAGGTGATCGAGGTTCTCGAAACGTTGCCTGTTCGAGAGGGGATCACCACGTTCGCGTATAGTATCGCACCAGAGCCGCGCACGATTCTCGGGGAAGCTCTGACAGTCTACACCACGACAGTCCATGGACCTCGGCCAGGGGTGCCTGCGTCAAGCTACCGGATGAATGCGACAGGGGCTGTAGTGGAGACGGTGCGGCCGTTGACCACTGGTGTCTTTGCGACGTCTAGTGCGCTATGGAACGCAACTCACCGTGCTCGTGAAACGGAAGCAGATGAGCGCGGGCGGGTGACGAATTTTGTCTATGATGAATTTGGAAATTTGACTGAACGTCGTATTGGGGGCACGGCGCTGCCGGGTTCTGGGCTTGTCGCCCCTACGCTCCAGGTTTTGGACGCCCAAGGTCTGCCCGTCGAAGAAATAGTGGAGAAATGGGGGTACGACCCGGGCTTTAACGTTCAAGTATGTCATGTGGACGCGGAAGGTTTTGCAACTGTCTCAAGAATCGATTCGATAGGGGATTCTCCTGAACAGGTGGTTCCTGTGGGGACAGGGCGAGTGCTTGAGACGCGCCGCTACGCGAACCGGGTGTCTCGTCCGGCGCTGACTTCGACTGCGCCTTGCGACGAGGTGGTGGCATCCTTGGCGACGTCGCCGCAAGACGTTGTGTTGAGTTGGCGTTACTGCGGTATTGAGGGCGCCGATTGCCCGCCGAATGCTCTGCCGGGAGATTTGGCCGCGACTGTCGGCGCGGACGGTCACGAGGAGCAGGTGACGGAATATGACATGTATGGGCAGTTGCGCTCGAAGACACTGCAGGTAAGTGACACGTCTGTAATCACGGTACAGTCCACCTTTGATGCACGGGGGCGACTGGAAGTTGAGCAAGATGGTCTTGGCCGGCATCGGACTCTGCAATGGGATGCGCTAGATCGGCTGACGCAGGAGGACCAGTGGAACTTTGGGGAGCCCGGGGTGTCGCGGACAGTGCAGTATTACGCGGGCGGGCAACTCAAGCGTGAAGAGCAGGGAGTGGATTTCGTCCGAGACTATTATCTGGACGCAGCTGGACGATTGGCGCGCATCGTAGAGTCAGGAGGCGGGCTCGCTGCTCCATTGGAGACCCGTTACGGCTATGACGAGGCGGGTAATCGCACGACGGTCATTGACCGCCGCGGCGTACTTACCACCACAGCCTACGATTTCGCGGATCGGCCCGTGGAGGTGAAGGTGTCTGTGGCGGACGGCCCCCGCTTCATTTCACAGGGGGGAAGTCCCGATGAAGTAGGGAGGAGCTACGTCCTCTCGACGACCAGGTATGACGATGCTGGTAATAAGGTCTGGCATGCGGATTTGTCTGGGTTTGATCGGACATATCGATTGGACTCGTTTTACCGAGTCGTGGAAGAGCATAGCCCTGAGGTGCCGGGAGCGTCCGATACTGCCCAGCCGCTGCGTTACATTCAGGAGTCTAGGTACGATTTGGTCGGGCGGAAGGTGCGCGAGGTGGATGGGAGCGGGCACGCGAGCACCACTGCGTATGATTTGCTTGGACGAGCCGTTGTCCTGACTGACCCGCTCGGCCGGGTGGAACGTCGAAGCTATGACGGGAGAGGTAATGTCACGGAGGTACGTCGGGAGGCTGGAGGTGTGCTGCAGCGGACGCTGAGTACGACATATGATGGCCTTGGTCGAACACTGTCGATCTCTGAGAGCGCTGCGGCGGAAACAGGCAACGTTGTTTACACTACGCAAACCGTCCATGATGATGTGGCGCACGTCACATGGACCCAGAACGCTCGGGGCCTGCTCCAGGCGAGCCATTTGGACGGCTTGGGGCGTGTTTTCAAGGTGGTCGAGGACGCGCCGACGGGCCCGCTGCCCCGCCAACCAGATGATGCACGCATTGGGCCTGCCCTCGCTCTGACGAGTACTGTAGAATATGACGCATTCAGTCGGGTGGCTGCCCGAGTCGATGCGCTGGGGCGACGCACTGAAACGGTGCACGATGCGCTAGGCCGGCAGGTGGCGGTGCATCACCCCATGGGTGTTTCCACAAGCAAGGTTTACGATGGCGAAGGAAATCTCATCCAGTCTGTGGACGGTCGCGGAATCACTAGACGGTTCACCTACGATGCATTGGGACGGCCGCGCAATGAAGTGTTGGTGGAAAGTCTGTCCCAGGGAGGACAGTCACTTGTCGTGGGACAGCGTGCGTACATTGACGTCCCGGATGCAGAAGCGCTGACACGTGAGGAAGTGTTGGATGCGCGTGGGAACCTCACGACGCTCTATCGGGATGGGCTTGGCCGTGAGGTTCGTCGCATCGATGCGCTTGGTTATGTGACAAAATTCAGGTTCGACGCGCTCCATAAGCGGCAGACTCAAGATGCTAAGGGGTACATTGCTCGCTTCTCATATGATGGTGCTGGGCGAGTCCTTGGTCAGTCGGATTATGCTTCGGCCGGCAGTTCGCCGACATATTCACAGACATGGGAGTATGCGGATGCGGTCCGCGAGCAGACGCACCTGAACAGGCGCGGAGTTCCTACCGTATTGCTCCATGATGGACTGGGGCGGAAGACCCGCAGCGTTCGTGGGCAAGGCGCAGACGTTGCGGAGGAGTCCTGGGAGTACAATGCTTCGGGACACCCCATTCGTTTCGTTGATGCGAATGGCCATGCGGCCGAGCGACTCTATGATGGTGCTGGACGTCTCATTGAAGAGCTCTTGGCCGCTGGCTCACTCGACGAGGCAAAGACGACGTTTCAGTATGACGCTGCCGGTCAGTTGACGCAGACGAAGGGGCCCCGAGTCACAGGAAGCGTATTCGATTTCCGCTACACCTATGATGATCTGGGCCGGCGTGTGCGTGAAGAGAACGCACTGAATCAGGTCACGGCCTGGGCGTACGATGCCGTAGGAAACAAGGTTTGTGCTAAGCAACCACTGGGACAGCCTTCGCTTGCGCACGGAGCGGCAAGTGGAATGTCACTGGCCCAGTTGGAGGCGAATGCCTGTGGGGGGACGTACGTAACGAGATTCGGATACGAGGAGGAAGGTAGGCTCGTATCCGTTACGGATGCTGCGAATGGGCTCTATTCGTACGTCTACGATGCCGCCCGTAACATGGTGGCGAAGCAGGATGCGAACGAAAATCTTACGACGTATGAGTACGACGTCCGGAATTTGCGTTCGGCTGAGCACCAGCATCTCGATGCTCACTCGCGGCTGACTTCGGCACAGCGGGATAGTGTCCCACTATTTGAAAGTGGTGCGACGCCCACCAGCAACACGGGCACTTTGACCTGGCGCCATACGTATGATGGCAACAGGAACGAAGCCTCGCGTGTAGATCCGAAGGGGCAGCGAGTTGAGTTCGCCCATGGTCTCCTTGACCGGTTGGCAAGCCGTACGTATTCGCAACATGCGACCCCGCGTGAGTTCCCTTCTGTTGATTCGGAGGTCCTTACTTATGATCCGAATGGGAATCTGACTGGCGAGTCACAGTCGAAGCAGACCACCAATGGTGTCCGACAGGAGGTTGTTACCTCTACGTTCGACGCTCTCGACCGACTGAAGACGCGCTTGCGCGAGTATGACGGGAAGCAAGTGTCATACAGGTACGACGCATTGGGGAGCCGTACACGTGTCGAAGACTCAGATGCTGTTGCGACTACGTACATGTACGATGCGTTGGGTCGACTTACACATGCGACACTGCCTGAAGGCGTAGTGGAGTATCGATACTGGCCCGATTCGCTCCTTAAGGGTGTCACGTGGCCCAATGGGATATCCGAAGGTCGCTGCTACGACGCGGCAGGACGCCTCTCGCAGATTGTTGTCGGCAAGGGAGGCGTGAACGACTTGTGCCAGAGCATCGTGGCCATGGTCAGTCGCCATGCGTATTCGTATGATGGTAATGGAAATCGCTTGGTGCAGATCGCGGTGCGCACGAGCCCTTCGACTCAGGAACTTGGGAGCCCGGAGTTTACCGAGTATGGATATGATGTTCTGAACCGTCTCACCGGCGTTAAGGCCCCAGATGGGCAGGCGTCGCTCTATCGGTGGGACGCTGTGGGGAATAGAACAGGTGAGCGGCGTGCGCCGAGTCTTGCTGTCTCGGGGCTCGGTCCCGACTCATACAATACGGTTCTGGCCCACGAAGTTACGTACGACGTTGTCGGCATTTTCAATCGCGTGGATTGGCTTCGGAATCTTCGCGATCTCAAGGATGCTACGAAGCATGTTTCTCTGGGCTACGATCTGGCGGGAAACATTACGCAGAAGACGGTGCAGGCTTCTACCCGCGCCTTTGTCTGGGATGTTCGTAATACGTTGACGGCCGTTTACGACAACGGCGTGGAGGTGGGTCGTTACGACTACGATGCCAACCTCCAGCGGACGATGAGGCACACGGCCGCAGGGAACGTGGAGTATGTCCTCGACGGTGCTTTCGTCTTGCAAGAGGCGGATGGAAGCCAAATCCATCGACCGACGCAGCGCCGTTATCATTATGGTGAAGGGCCGATTGCGGTCAGTGAAGCCCCCTCGGCAAGCTTGAGTTTTCTGGGGATGGATGCGCTAGGGAGCGTGACAGATGTTCTGAATGTAATTGGCCAAGTCACTGCTGCTCGAGAGTATGACGCATGGGGGAATTACCGCAGTGGCTCGGCGCCAAGCGTCAGTGACTTCAAACTGGGCTTCACGGGGCATCAGTATGACGTGGAGACAGGCCTCACGTACGCACGTGCTCGGTACTACGATTCGGACCTGGGGCGCTTCATCAGTCGGGACTCGTATGAGGGCAAATCGGACGACGCGCCCAGCCTGCATCGGTACGCCTATGCCTATGCCAATCCGCTGAGGTACTCGGACCCGACAGGCCATTGCGTCAACTTCTTCGCGAGCGACATGGTGTCGTGGGGTAACTGCGTTGAATCAGGCCAGGTGCTCGCCGGTTACGGCGTGGGTGTCGCGAAGGTGTTCGGGGGTGTTGGTGTACTCACCTACAACGCCACGGGAGCGCTCGTTTATGCAGCGACGGGCGAGTCGCAGTATCAGGCGCAGGCGGAGGCCTTCAGCCAGGGGACTGAGGGGTTGCTGCATTCCGTCAGAAGCCCAGGGGCATTCATCCAAAGCAGTTGGGATGGCCTCACGGGGGGCTTGGCGCAGATGGGCGACGCGATTGATCGCGGCGACCTCTACGGCGCTGGTGAAGGGCTGGGCAACTTCACTGCGCAAGCGGCGTTGCTGCACGAAGTTGGCCGGGGCGCGTCGGCCAACATTTCGCGGCTCCCCGCAACGGCCGCAGCGGGCGTCTCCGTAGGACTTGGCAATTCAGGGCGGGTGCTTGCCGTGACGGGGCCGACGCATCCGACACTGGGCTTGGCCGTCTTTGCGAACGCAGCGAATGGAAATGGTAGGTCGGGGGCCAGGGAAAGGACGGTCACTGAGGCAAGGGACAAGCCTGGGACGGCTGCTGTTGGGAGGCCAAAGAAGGATGCGCCCGGGCCTCGTAGCGACTCCGTTAAGCCGCCGAAGGGGGCAGAGGGCAAGGCGATCATTCGCAAGTATCTAAACCATAATGATTCGCCTCACTTCTCGGTGGAAGTGCATCCATCGATTGGTACGAGAATCGAGACACATCAAACGATGTCTAGGTCGGGTCGGTCCACTTGGGTCAACGAGATTGACGATGTGGCGCGGGACCAATTGCGAACTCCCGCCGAAGTACGAGAGGTTAGCCTTGCGGATGCCTTCGCTGCGCAGCATAAGCAGTTGGAGCAACTCGGAGCCGGTGATATGGGGCGATGGGCCCCTACGGGTTCATCTGCCAACGCCTGCACAACAGCAGTGTGCGATGTCCTTCGTGCTGGGGGAGTGGATGTGCCTGGGCCGACTGGAGCACAGGAGTATTTGTATGGTATGTTTGGTATTCCTATGAAGGGGGCGCCAAGATGA